Part of the Cuculus canorus isolate bCucCan1 chromosome 17, bCucCan1.pri, whole genome shotgun sequence genome is shown below.
TTGCCCCTTGGACTTATCTGTTCAAGTATTTCTGTAATGCAGCTTCTGAATAAAGGATGCGGTCAGTCTTTCTCAGGAACTGCAAGCTGCACTCGGCGAGAGCTGCCGACTCACTTGAGAATCAAAAGAGCAGCTCCTCGGAGCATTGTCTGTCCCAGTTGGTCATCCATCCTGTGAATCTAAatagttttttttgttgtagaCAGTGAAACACTGTTACATTTTACTCCTGTAACAATCATGAGAGGATGCCAGTGCCTGAAGGATCTTTCTTCTTGGCTCAGCTATTGACACCAGTGTGGTCGCTGGAGGtccatttctttctgcagctcctccacTGCTAGTTAGGAATACGTTTGTGTCACTGCTTCAAGGGTCAGCACACCGCAAAGTGGTAGGTTTCACCATTCTGCCAAATAGAGTCTGATGAGACGGGAAATCAAAGGCCACCATGCCCAGGGAGTGCAGTACAAACCAGTAACATCTTCTTCCagactgaaatgcattttgagTTACTACTTTGGAATTGAGACTTTGTTATGTTTCTGTTGCACTGAGCATTTGGGTCCAGAATTAGAGTTATCCATACTGTCAGCATCTCTCCCAGCAAACATGTTCTTGCAAGCAGTGTCAGCTCCCTCTTCTTGGAAGACTTGCTCAATGAAGCCTCATGTTCTGGTGACACACGGCAAACTCGCAGGAAGGcctcatgtgggaggtgtccctgggatGAGCCTGACCCTTATCTTGCCAGCCAGCTGCAAGGGGATTATCTGGGACCTCAGCTATGCAGCTACAAATGCTCTTGCACTAACTGGACTGCCTTAAGACCTTCCACTTGTGTTGTAAAGCCAGCAAGAAAGCGAGGATTGAACTACCCTGGTAAGTCAACAAAGCTACCTTCTGttcttttagggtttttttctttcattgggTTGACAGATTGCACAGAAAACACTGCCATGTGGCAGTTATGTGTAGTTCTGAAGAAGTTATAGCAGCTCATGTTCAGCAGTGGTGTGGGGCTGCAATACAAAGGTGGGTCATTGACCGATGTCTCCCAGCACAGTCACAGCTCCAGGAGATTATTCACCTGTTGGCACAATGTCAAGCATGGAAAACTCCACTGACCTCCACCCTTGGTGTTCAGCAATTTCGCTGGTGCCCAAGGACTGTTTATCACTTCTTTTCAAAACTGGAAAGGCTCTTTTTCACTTGTGGTAATGGTAAATCTATTTCTGTATCTCTTCTTGCAGTGTGCATGAACAAAGCCTTACTTACAGATGTAATTCAGAACGATGATCGTGCATCATATTCTAATTTTTGATTCGCTGACATAAATTTTCTCAGCTATCCTAGTAACGCACCTCCAGTAATGCTGAGAATACAAGCTCCTGTACATCTTTGCGGActagtgaaaattaatttgatggTTGCAGCTAAGCCTCCCAGTAGCTTTCTGTTCAAATCCAGGGTTGGAAGACCAGGAGCACTCCCTCTCCCATAATGAGAGACCAAGAATTTGCACACCTCTTTTAACTCTGTTCTTTTCAGAGCTCTCGCATCTCCTATGAAGGACACCAAATTCATCCAACTTTAGAAACTCATCCtcagaacaaacaaacaaaagaccTAGGTTGTGGTGTCAGTTATAGTGTGTGTGGTGTCCACTTGCCTGGTCTCCACCTCATTCATCTCTCTAGGGGATTGGTTGCAGGCGAAGATGAACAGTGGAATTCTCCTCTTGCCTCTCCTTGGCTTCCTGCCACTCGTGATACCCATGTGCCCTGCGCCATGCACGTGTGCCACCAACATTATCGACTGCACATCAAAAGGCCTAACTGTAGCAGAACTACCAGCTGCTTTCCGCCCTTCAGCTGAAATTATCCAGCTTGGTTACAACAGGCTCACCTCTATTCCCAGTGGGCTCTTTGACAACCTGAAGAGCCTCCAGGTAGTCTACCTACAGGGCAACCCTTGGGAATGCAGCTGTGACATCCTCTACTTGCGCTCCTGGCTCCAGTGGCAGCAGAACCGTACCTTATACAAGGATGTGAGATGCACCTCCCCAGCTCACCTGCAGGACCGGATCATTGCCTATCTGGCAGAAGATGAGATCGTTTCCACATGCCAGTACTGGTACTGCAGCCTGGCT
Proteins encoded:
- the GP1BB gene encoding platelet glycoprotein Ib beta chain, which produces MNSGILLLPLLGFLPLVIPMCPAPCTCATNIIDCTSKGLTVAELPAAFRPSAEIIQLGYNRLTSIPSGLFDNLKSLQVVYLQGNPWECSCDILYLRSWLQWQQNRTLYKDVRCTSPAHLQDRIIAYLAEDEIVSTCQYWYCSLALLSQLCLFILLFLQGILVIFIIVYLQKFRRMTAEARRTTQDLH